The following DNA comes from Nitrospirota bacterium.
GACTGCATACCCGTCAAATCCTATATTGATCATATCTTCAGTACTTTTTCTTCTCAGATCTTTATACATGCCGCCCTGTATGATGCCGAAAAGGGCCTGACCAAATCCCCCCTCGCTCCCCTTTGTCAAAGGGGGGATGGGGGGATTTTCTGTCCATATTGCTTTATGTGCTTCCTTGCATTCCTGTGCCCATCTGGTGGTAACCTCGACCGACTTTGCTGCATAGTCATGCGTTGCCGGATAGGGGATGCATTCGTCAAAGGCCATGGCAATGTCAGAGCCGAGCACTCCCTGGATCTTCATCGCCTCAGCGGGGCCGATGAAATGGAGAGATCCGTCCAGATGCGATCTGAACTGTACTCCATGCTCTTCAATTTTCCTGAATGATGCGAGGCTGAAGACCTGAAAGCCTCCGCTGTCCGTGAGGATAGGGCGGTCCCAGTTCATAAACCTGTGCAGGCCTCCCAGAGTGGAAATTACATCAAGGCCTGGCCTCAGATAGAGGTGATAGGTATTCCCGAGAATGATCTCAGCGCCTATGTCCTTCAGTTCATCAGAAGACATTGCTTTTACTGTGCCGAGCGTGCCGACAGGCATAAATGAGGGTGTATTGATGACCCCT
Coding sequences within:
- the tgt gene encoding tRNA guanosine(34) transglycosylase Tgt is translated as MEFRIIAKDGERRRAEVRTARGVINTPSFMPVGTLGTVKAMSSDELKDIGAEIILGNTYHLYLRPGLDVISTLGGLHRFMNWDRPILTDSGGFQVFSLASFRKIEEHGVQFRSHLDGSLHFIGPAEAMKIQGVLGSDIAMAFDECIPYPATHDYAAKSVEVTTRWAQECKEAHKAIWTENPPIPPLTKGSEGGFGQALFGIIQGGMYKDLRRKSTEDMINIGFDGYAVGGVSVGEPKEEMHEIIHFNAPLLPQDKPRYLMGIGDFVDMLAAVDAGFDMFDCIMPTRNARNGTLFTSRGRISIKRQEFKFDQGPLDPDCSCYTCRNYSKAYLRHLFLAREILSMRLNTLHNLYFYQDFFRKMRTSIEAGTFDQFKTIWNNIFCRE